The Sorangiineae bacterium MSr11367 genome window below encodes:
- a CDS encoding adenosine deaminase, whose product MKPTSLSVEAVRRVPKVLLHDHLDGGLRPSTIIELAANVNYDALPHTDPEALRQWFIGEANSHALLRYLSTFAHTTAVMQTPEGLSRVAAEAVADFDADGVVYAETRFAPEQHLQAGLTLDETVDAVLAGLREGERQAQGRVRVGLLLCAMRHSARALEIAQLTVRHRDRGVVGFDIAGAEVGYPPLAHLDAFEFLQHENMPTTVHAGEWLGPRPFEQALHRCGAWRIGHGISIAAEIDEASGSPRMSHLAAYVRDRRVPLEICPTSNLQTGGAYSYATHPFGRLDRLGFCVTINTDNRLMSDTTASQEFLHLAEAFGYELPDLLRFTCNAIDGAFLPYPDREQLKDAALHAFDRVGSIS is encoded by the coding sequence ATGAAACCGACCTCCCTGAGCGTGGAAGCCGTTCGCCGCGTACCCAAAGTGCTCCTTCACGACCACCTCGATGGCGGACTTCGTCCGTCCACCATCATCGAGTTGGCCGCAAACGTGAACTACGACGCACTGCCCCATACGGATCCCGAGGCGCTGCGACAGTGGTTTATCGGCGAAGCCAACTCGCACGCACTCTTGCGCTATCTGTCCACGTTTGCGCACACCACCGCAGTGATGCAGACGCCGGAGGGACTTTCGCGCGTGGCGGCGGAGGCGGTGGCCGACTTCGATGCGGATGGCGTGGTGTACGCCGAGACGCGATTTGCCCCCGAGCAGCACCTGCAGGCTGGGCTCACCCTGGATGAGACGGTGGACGCCGTGCTGGCTGGCCTGCGCGAGGGTGAACGCCAGGCACAGGGCAGGGTGCGCGTCGGATTGCTCTTGTGCGCAATGCGTCACTCAGCGCGAGCCTTGGAGATTGCACAGCTCACCGTGCGCCATCGCGACCGCGGCGTGGTGGGGTTCGACATTGCGGGCGCGGAGGTGGGCTACCCGCCCCTCGCCCACCTGGACGCGTTCGAGTTTCTGCAGCACGAGAACATGCCCACCACGGTGCATGCGGGCGAGTGGTTGGGCCCGCGTCCCTTCGAGCAAGCGCTTCATCGGTGTGGCGCATGGCGCATTGGCCACGGAATCAGCATCGCCGCGGAGATCGATGAAGCGTCCGGCTCCCCTAGAATGAGTCACCTGGCGGCTTACGTGCGCGATCGGCGCGTGCCGCTCGAGATCTGTCCCACGTCGAACTTGCAGACCGGTGGCGCGTACAGCTACGCGACGCACCCCTTCGGGCGGCTCGATCGGCTCGGGTTCTGCGTGACCATCAACACCGACAACCGGTTGATGAGCGACACCACGGCGTCGCAAGAGTTTTTGCACCTGGCCGAGGCCTTCGGCTACGAGCTACCGGACCTTCTGCGGTTCACGTGCAACGCCATCGATGGCGCCTTCCTTCCCTACCCGGATCGGGAGCAGCTCAAAGATGCTGCCCTTCACGCCTTCGATCGGGTCGGTTCGATTTCGTAA
- a CDS encoding sigma-70 family RNA polymerase sigma factor, translating to MDSHFQAVFETEFSYVCRSLRRCGIADRDVEDLAHDVFLAAHLRFGEFDRARAIKPWLFGIVFRVASHHRRRPGYRREELGSEPLDPSDAAPLADERVEMSQKRALVLEALEALDLDRRAVLIMHDLDELPMREIAESLGVPMFTAYSRLRAARTQFTEAARRIRLRRGER from the coding sequence GTGGATTCGCACTTTCAAGCCGTCTTCGAGACCGAGTTCTCCTACGTGTGCCGCTCGCTGCGGCGATGCGGGATTGCCGATCGCGACGTGGAGGATCTCGCCCACGACGTCTTCTTGGCGGCGCACCTTCGTTTCGGCGAGTTCGATCGGGCGCGCGCGATCAAGCCGTGGTTGTTCGGCATCGTCTTTCGCGTGGCCTCGCACCATCGGCGCCGGCCGGGTTACCGCCGCGAAGAACTGGGCAGCGAGCCACTCGACCCGAGCGATGCGGCCCCCCTCGCGGACGAGCGGGTGGAGATGTCGCAGAAGCGCGCGCTCGTTCTGGAAGCCTTGGAAGCGCTCGATCTGGATCGCCGCGCCGTGTTGATCATGCACGACCTCGACGAGCTGCCGATGCGCGAGATCGCGGAGTCGCTCGGCGTTCCCATGTTCACGGCGTATTCGCGGCTGCGGGCAGCGCGCACGCAGTTCACCGAGGCGGCACGCCGGATTCGACTTCGCCGAGGTGAGCGATGA
- a CDS encoding sigma 54-interacting transcriptional regulator, with amino-acid sequence MGAELAAVAARAMAEEPSARFPSVDEFASALRHAAHLGPSSFGRESHGSEEPGWPVLGLEGVAQTLSEEVAGLDPGDGLAIVGPHGSGRTTLALRLAWTLGIEGRTVARIEASPGGLLSMADAVALELGAVPEAELASAVIIIDDVHLLGREARGVMLGASRQGARIVGVGSVEKVAQLCDGHARRFDVPKLDARAAEELVLRAMPSLPKALMNHLIERTAHVPGALRAALRKVGDRPLISIEDIDAVLQSEHQVSLVPASVSRGDQFLRAERLLDTGRIDEAEQEFARLGDPADVHERVRLAVAQGRIALGRGDPAAAAAKLDAIDPTVRDTAKYARAWKVARARAHLRSGAYAEAAALAEGAIEGDDARSADALSVRGIALVFMGSDEQGRAELGRSLELARQVGDRRLEAVALGAMAIVHQRAGENGKAREAYEQSLAAAEDARDAGTVALTRLNLAGLARAEGDLALSLTHLEAAVDMGRRAGGLLALQGALLNLANLDLYLGRYARARASIDSLAAARAQLSPINEAMLVGFEAELAARTGDVPRASELYEESARIWETTGRPLDAAESRLEGLLAQADARGDAAALGRGLGKVRAALGPSGFGEHEALAQIVAGAIAMLSGDEGAARQAFDRAHDQAAQADRREWQWRSLEARARLSLTQGNKALARRDVEAALSILEETAAKLPRDLREVFWNDPRRHALQEAHGASHVTMPSGPQRSSSWTRRGPVPAEDRLVRILEITRELASIHDIGRLLAKVTDHAIALLGAERGFVVLTNAAGELQTHTSRDRKGDDPHAQFSHSVAEKVVRTGEPVIATSARDDARLAEAVSVHQLMIQSIACVPISRENETIGALYLETRLRPGARFTEELPTLEAFADQAAIAITNAHLIAENRQRADELARANQELEAAHAKVSELLGRRTEQLQVTRRNLKEVRAQLRSHFGYAGLVGTSAAMRKLYAIIERIKDTDVPVLVTGESGTGKEVVAKAIHASGNRAKKPFLGVNCGAIPANLLESELFGHVRGAFTGADRDRKGLFREAEQGTLLLDEIGEIPIKMQAGLLRVLQERSVRPVGGVKEESCDVRIVAATNRDLSQMVAEGSFREDLFYRLHVVELRIPPLRERAEDILPLIDHFLSIFAARYRRERKAVDREALRRLSNYDWPGNVRQLEHVLLNAWLMSDTNELQLEDFELPDTSSVRPTSAASAASATGASAGPPSTANTRVVARNKTEFKDSERQRILDALAECNWNRVQAARLVGVPRRTFYRRLKEFGII; translated from the coding sequence ATGGGGGCCGAGCTGGCCGCGGTCGCGGCGCGGGCGATGGCGGAGGAGCCGAGTGCGCGCTTTCCCAGCGTCGACGAGTTCGCGAGCGCGCTGCGGCATGCGGCGCATTTGGGGCCATCGTCGTTCGGGCGCGAAAGCCATGGATCCGAGGAACCCGGGTGGCCGGTCCTCGGGCTCGAGGGCGTCGCGCAGACCTTGAGCGAAGAGGTGGCGGGCCTCGACCCCGGCGATGGGCTGGCCATCGTGGGACCGCACGGCTCGGGGCGCACGACCTTGGCCCTGCGGCTCGCGTGGACCTTGGGCATCGAGGGCCGCACGGTCGCGCGCATCGAGGCCTCGCCCGGCGGGCTTCTCTCGATGGCCGATGCGGTCGCGCTGGAACTTGGCGCGGTGCCGGAGGCCGAGCTCGCGTCGGCGGTGATCATCATCGACGACGTGCACCTTCTGGGGCGTGAGGCCCGCGGGGTCATGCTGGGCGCCTCGCGACAGGGAGCGCGCATCGTGGGCGTGGGCAGCGTGGAGAAAGTCGCCCAGCTCTGCGATGGACATGCCCGGCGCTTCGACGTGCCCAAGCTCGATGCGCGCGCCGCCGAGGAGCTCGTGCTGCGGGCCATGCCGTCGCTACCCAAGGCGCTGATGAATCATTTGATCGAGCGGACGGCGCACGTGCCCGGTGCCCTGCGCGCGGCGCTGCGCAAGGTGGGCGATCGCCCGCTGATCTCCATCGAGGACATCGATGCAGTACTGCAGAGCGAGCACCAGGTCTCGCTGGTGCCCGCGTCGGTGTCGCGCGGCGACCAGTTCCTGCGCGCCGAGCGGCTTCTCGACACGGGCCGCATCGACGAAGCGGAGCAGGAGTTCGCGCGGCTGGGCGATCCCGCCGACGTGCACGAGCGCGTACGCCTGGCCGTGGCCCAGGGGCGCATCGCGCTGGGTCGCGGTGATCCTGCGGCGGCCGCGGCCAAGCTGGATGCCATCGATCCGACGGTGCGCGACACGGCGAAATACGCGCGGGCGTGGAAGGTGGCGCGGGCGCGCGCGCACCTTCGAAGCGGGGCGTACGCCGAGGCAGCGGCGCTCGCGGAGGGCGCCATCGAGGGCGACGATGCGCGCTCCGCGGATGCGCTGTCCGTGCGCGGCATCGCCCTCGTCTTCATGGGCAGCGACGAACAGGGGCGCGCGGAGCTCGGGCGCTCGCTCGAACTGGCGCGGCAGGTGGGCGACCGCCGCCTCGAAGCCGTGGCCCTGGGTGCGATGGCCATCGTGCACCAACGCGCGGGCGAAAACGGCAAGGCGCGCGAGGCCTACGAGCAATCGCTCGCCGCGGCGGAGGACGCCCGCGACGCAGGCACGGTGGCGCTCACCCGCTTGAACCTCGCCGGGCTGGCACGCGCCGAGGGCGATCTGGCGCTGTCGCTGACGCACCTCGAGGCCGCCGTGGACATGGGACGCCGCGCCGGCGGGCTTCTGGCTTTGCAAGGCGCGCTCCTCAACCTCGCAAACCTCGATTTGTACTTGGGCCGCTACGCACGGGCGCGTGCCTCCATCGATTCGCTGGCGGCCGCACGCGCGCAGCTTTCGCCGATCAACGAGGCGATGCTCGTGGGCTTCGAGGCGGAACTGGCCGCACGCACGGGCGATGTGCCCCGCGCCTCGGAGCTCTACGAGGAGTCCGCGCGCATCTGGGAAACCACCGGCAGGCCGCTCGACGCCGCCGAGTCGCGGCTCGAAGGCCTCCTCGCGCAGGCCGATGCGCGCGGCGATGCGGCCGCCTTGGGCCGGGGGCTCGGCAAGGTCCGCGCGGCACTCGGCCCGTCCGGCTTCGGCGAACACGAAGCGCTCGCGCAGATCGTCGCCGGCGCCATCGCGATGCTCTCGGGCGACGAAGGCGCCGCCCGGCAGGCCTTCGATCGCGCGCACGACCAAGCCGCACAGGCCGATCGCCGCGAATGGCAATGGCGCTCGCTGGAGGCCCGGGCGCGGCTCTCGCTGACGCAGGGAAACAAAGCGCTCGCCCGCCGCGACGTCGAGGCCGCGCTCTCCATCCTCGAGGAAACGGCAGCCAAGCTCCCGCGCGACCTGCGCGAAGTCTTCTGGAACGATCCGCGACGGCACGCCCTCCAAGAGGCCCACGGCGCCTCGCACGTCACCATGCCCAGCGGCCCCCAGCGCAGCAGCTCGTGGACGCGCCGAGGTCCCGTGCCGGCGGAGGACCGGCTGGTGCGCATCCTGGAGATCACGCGCGAGCTGGCCAGCATCCACGACATCGGCCGGCTTCTGGCGAAGGTCACCGATCATGCCATCGCCTTGCTCGGCGCCGAGCGCGGCTTCGTCGTCCTCACCAACGCGGCCGGCGAGCTCCAGACGCACACCTCGCGCGATCGCAAGGGCGACGATCCGCACGCGCAATTCTCGCACTCGGTCGCCGAAAAGGTCGTCCGCACCGGCGAACCGGTCATCGCCACCAGTGCACGCGACGATGCGCGCCTCGCCGAGGCCGTGAGCGTGCACCAGTTGATGATCCAGTCCATCGCCTGTGTGCCCATCTCGCGCGAAAACGAGACCATCGGCGCGCTCTACCTGGAGACCCGCCTTCGCCCCGGCGCGCGCTTCACCGAGGAGCTGCCCACCTTGGAGGCGTTCGCCGATCAAGCGGCCATCGCCATCACCAACGCGCACCTCATCGCCGAAAATCGGCAGCGCGCGGACGAACTCGCGCGCGCCAACCAGGAGCTCGAGGCGGCGCACGCCAAGGTTTCCGAGCTCCTCGGCCGCCGCACCGAGCAGCTCCAAGTCACGCGCCGCAATTTGAAAGAGGTGCGCGCGCAGCTCCGCAGCCACTTCGGCTACGCGGGGCTCGTGGGCACCAGCGCGGCGATGCGCAAGCTGTACGCGATCATCGAGCGCATCAAGGACACCGACGTCCCCGTGCTCGTCACCGGCGAGAGCGGCACCGGCAAGGAGGTCGTCGCCAAGGCCATCCACGCCTCGGGCAACCGCGCCAAGAAGCCGTTTCTCGGCGTCAACTGCGGGGCCATCCCGGCAAACCTCCTCGAGAGCGAGCTATTCGGCCACGTGCGCGGCGCCTTCACCGGCGCCGACCGCGATCGCAAAGGCCTGTTTCGCGAGGCCGAGCAGGGCACCCTGTTGCTCGACGAAATCGGCGAGATCCCCATCAAGATGCAAGCGGGCCTGCTCCGCGTGCTGCAGGAGCGCTCGGTCCGTCCCGTGGGCGGCGTCAAAGAGGAGTCGTGCGACGTGCGCATCGTCGCCGCCACGAACCGCGATCTCTCCCAGATGGTCGCCGAGGGAAGCTTCCGCGAGGACCTCTTCTACCGCTTGCACGTCGTCGAGCTGCGCATCCCACCGCTGCGCGAGCGCGCGGAGGACATCCTGCCGCTCATCGACCACTTCCTCTCCATCTTCGCGGCGCGCTACCGGCGCGAGCGCAAGGCGGTCGATCGCGAGGCGCTGCGGCGTCTTTCCAACTACGACTGGCCGGGCAACGTTCGCCAGCTCGAACACGTGCTGCTCAACGCATGGCTCATGAGCGACACCAACGAGCTCCAGCTCGAGGACTTCGAGCTGCCGGACACGTCCAGCGTGCGGCCGACGTCCGCAGCATCCGCAGCATCCGCCACGGGCGCCAGCGCGGGGCCGCCGTCGACCGCCAACACGCGCGTCGTGGCCCGCAACAAGACGGAATTCAAAGACTCCGAACGCCAGCGCATCCTGGACGCCCTCGCGGAGTGCAACTGGAACCGGGTGCAGGCGGCCCGGTTGGTTGGCGTCCCGCGCCGCACCTTCTATCGGCGCCTCAAGGAGTTCGGGATTATTTGA
- a CDS encoding peroxiredoxin — MPCPSIRGLVSFVALSTALLACQKDSTPPESSSKATTSAATADPAAAAPAAAPTPTVANPAAATAEPTAAGELEVGKPAPELKAKAHDGSAIQLSALKGKSVVVYFYPKDETPGCTKEACSFRDAWNQLGKKAVMIGVSADDDASHKKFAEHHKLPFLLVSDPDGAIAKSFNVPFVGGLTKRQTVVIGPDGNVKKIYRTVDVTKHAAEIQGDIG, encoded by the coding sequence ATGCCGTGCCCGTCCATTCGCGGTCTTGTTTCATTCGTTGCCCTCTCCACCGCGCTGCTTGCTTGCCAGAAGGATTCGACCCCGCCGGAATCCAGCTCCAAGGCCACCACCAGCGCCGCCACCGCCGACCCGGCTGCTGCAGCCCCCGCCGCTGCACCGACGCCGACCGTCGCCAACCCCGCCGCGGCCACCGCTGAGCCTACCGCGGCTGGCGAGCTCGAGGTTGGCAAGCCCGCGCCCGAGCTGAAGGCCAAGGCCCACGACGGTTCAGCCATCCAACTATCGGCTTTGAAAGGGAAATCCGTCGTCGTCTACTTCTACCCGAAGGACGAGACCCCCGGCTGCACCAAGGAAGCCTGCTCGTTCCGCGACGCGTGGAACCAACTCGGCAAAAAGGCCGTCATGATTGGGGTTTCTGCCGACGATGACGCGTCCCACAAGAAGTTCGCCGAGCACCACAAGCTCCCCTTCCTCCTCGTGAGCGACCCCGACGGCGCCATCGCCAAGTCCTTCAATGTGCCCTTCGTTGGCGGACTCACCAAGCGCCAGACCGTGGTCATCGGGCCCGACGGGAACGTGAAAAAAATCTACCGCACTGTGGACGTGACAAAACACGCGGCGGAGATCCAGGGCGACATCGGCTGA
- a CDS encoding ATP synthase F0 subunit B gives MSLAMMGAVESNLARAAEGAVNVDFDLTVVGQIVLFLILMVVLKPTLFDPMLKLFAEREKRIQGAIDESHVMDKESEEAEAKYQREMQKTRDAANSEREKLRAEAVRTENEIMSRVRASTAKTLEDGRKQAEADAAQVRAALREQSKVLAQDIATRVLGREVQG, from the coding sequence ATGTCACTCGCGATGATGGGTGCGGTGGAGTCGAATCTGGCACGCGCCGCGGAAGGTGCGGTCAACGTCGACTTCGACCTCACGGTGGTCGGCCAAATCGTCCTGTTTCTCATCTTGATGGTGGTGCTCAAGCCCACCTTGTTCGATCCCATGCTCAAGCTCTTTGCCGAGCGCGAGAAGCGGATCCAAGGGGCCATCGACGAGAGCCACGTCATGGACAAGGAGTCCGAGGAAGCGGAGGCCAAGTACCAGCGCGAGATGCAGAAGACGCGCGACGCGGCCAACTCCGAGCGCGAGAAGCTCCGCGCGGAAGCCGTTCGGACGGAAAACGAGATCATGTCCCGCGTCCGCGCCAGCACGGCGAAGACGCTGGAAGACGGCCGCAAGCAGGCCGAGGCGGACGCGGCGCAGGTGCGCGCTGCACTGCGTGAGCAGTCGAAGGTGCTGGCGCAGGACATTGCGACCCGCGTGCTTGGACGAGAGGTGCAGGGATGA
- a CDS encoding ATP synthase F0 subunit B — protein MSDQHEQHQSAATGGAHGAPAEHGASGAGGAHEGHGDHGPGDINWFEFKPGSTPYIANIINFAILMWIFYRFGREPIAKALSSRKSNIKEQLDNAQRIKKEAKERAKQYQKKLETLEEEQSAAKKGLLEAGAVEKERIVHEAEEQAARMERDAKALLASEIAQVKQDLTRETVESAVSAAEQLLQTRITAADHERLAENFLQDLAARNSKSKPASPTTPPSGPRGPGGTGGGSARPPLPRPASVPPRPAPSNAQQTNHSSGGTE, from the coding sequence ATGAGTGACCAGCACGAGCAGCATCAGTCGGCCGCAACGGGTGGCGCACACGGAGCACCTGCGGAGCATGGAGCTTCCGGGGCAGGTGGCGCGCACGAAGGCCATGGGGATCACGGTCCGGGCGACATCAACTGGTTCGAGTTCAAGCCCGGCTCGACGCCGTACATCGCGAACATCATCAACTTCGCGATCCTCATGTGGATCTTCTACCGCTTCGGTCGCGAGCCGATCGCGAAGGCGCTGTCCAGCCGCAAGTCGAACATCAAAGAGCAGCTCGACAACGCGCAACGCATCAAGAAGGAAGCGAAAGAGCGCGCCAAGCAGTACCAGAAGAAGCTCGAGACCCTCGAAGAGGAGCAATCCGCTGCGAAGAAGGGGCTTCTCGAGGCGGGCGCCGTCGAGAAAGAGCGCATCGTGCACGAGGCCGAGGAGCAGGCGGCCCGCATGGAGCGCGACGCGAAGGCGCTTCTCGCCAGCGAAATCGCCCAGGTGAAGCAAGACCTGACGCGCGAGACGGTCGAGAGTGCGGTGTCGGCGGCCGAGCAGCTTCTGCAGACGCGCATCACGGCGGCCGATCACGAGCGCCTCGCCGAGAATTTCCTTCAGGACCTGGCCGCGCGCAACTCGAAGTCCAAGCCGGCTTCGCCCACGACACCGCCGTCGGGCCCGCGCGGTCCGGGTGGCACGGGTGGAGGATCGGCGCGTCCGCCGCTCCCGCGTCCCGCCAGCGTTCCGCCACGGCCTGCGCCGAGCAACGCGCAGCAGACGAATCATTCTTCGGGAGGCACGGAGTAA
- the atpH gene encoding ATP synthase F1 subunit delta, which yields MVNTNVARRYAAAILEIGRESGNLGALVEEIVFFAQNYQASAELRSALENPLVSYEAKRAILGDIADQLGLGQTARNTLLLLNDRRRMRVLPDIAQQLKEKTDLERGVVRASVTTAVRLSEGYYAKLQAELEKMTGKRVVLDRREDPSIIAGVIARIGDTVIDGSIRTQLQEMKHALLPDASGSAPSPA from the coding sequence ATGGTCAACACCAACGTTGCACGCCGTTACGCGGCCGCCATCCTCGAGATCGGGCGGGAGAGCGGCAACCTCGGCGCCCTGGTCGAGGAGATCGTCTTCTTCGCGCAGAATTACCAGGCGAGCGCGGAGCTTCGGAGCGCGCTGGAGAATCCGCTGGTCTCCTACGAGGCCAAGCGGGCCATCCTCGGGGACATCGCCGATCAACTCGGCCTCGGGCAGACGGCACGCAACACGCTGCTGCTCTTGAACGACCGCCGCCGCATGCGCGTCCTGCCGGACATCGCGCAGCAGCTCAAAGAGAAGACGGACCTCGAGCGAGGTGTCGTGCGCGCGTCGGTGACGACCGCGGTGCGCCTCAGCGAGGGGTATTACGCGAAGCTCCAGGCCGAGCTCGAGAAGATGACCGGAAAGCGCGTCGTCCTCGACCGCCGTGAGGACCCGTCGATCATCGCGGGCGTCATCGCGCGCATCGGCGACACCGTCATCGACGGTTCGATTCGCACGCAGCTCCAAGAGATGAAACACGCCCTGCTGCCGGATGCGTCGGGCAGCGCCCCCAGCCCGGCCTAG
- the atpA gene encoding F0F1 ATP synthase subunit alpha, producing the protein MQLRAEEISQIIKKQIQNYERAALTQETGTVLSVGDGIARVYGLEGAMAGELLEFPGNLVGLVLNLESDNVGTALFGDTSAIKEGAIVKRTGRIMDVPVGEALIGRVVNALGQPLDGKGPIESPHRRRVEVKAPGILARQPVKEPLQTGIKAIDAMVPIGRGQRELIIGDRQTGKTAVAIDTIINQKGLGVYCFYVAIGQKQSTVAAVMDKLTKFGAMEYTTIVVSGASESAPLQFIAPYTGVTMAEYFRDTGRHALCIYDDLSKQAVAYRQLSLLLRRPPGREAYPGDVFYIHSRLLERAAKMAEEYAVVPNGVTDWKQVPAGGKVHLGEEGKHEAEAEAKEKGNGNTVLRNPNSGGSLTALPIIETQGGDVSAYIPTNVISITDGQIFLETDLFYSGVRPAINVGISVSRVGGNAQIKAMKSVAGTLKLDLAQYREKAAFSQFASDLDKVTRDMLDRGVRLTEVLKQGQYVPLPVERQVVLIYAATKGYVDGLPVDKLASYEKELYAYLDANHPEMFEKIRTKKVLDKELEGELKGILEKFGKAFGKGGK; encoded by the coding sequence ATGCAGCTTCGCGCCGAAGAGATCTCGCAGATCATCAAAAAGCAAATCCAGAACTACGAGCGCGCGGCGCTCACGCAGGAGACCGGAACGGTTCTCAGCGTGGGTGACGGTATCGCCCGTGTCTACGGCCTCGAAGGAGCCATGGCCGGCGAGTTGCTCGAGTTCCCCGGCAACTTGGTGGGCTTGGTCCTCAACCTCGAGTCGGACAACGTCGGTACGGCCCTCTTCGGCGACACCAGCGCCATCAAGGAAGGCGCGATCGTCAAGCGCACCGGCCGCATCATGGACGTGCCCGTGGGAGAGGCGCTCATCGGCCGCGTCGTCAACGCGCTCGGCCAGCCGCTCGACGGCAAGGGCCCCATTGAGTCGCCGCATCGTCGCCGCGTCGAGGTGAAGGCGCCGGGCATCTTGGCCCGCCAGCCGGTCAAGGAGCCGCTCCAGACGGGCATCAAGGCCATCGACGCCATGGTTCCCATCGGCCGCGGACAGCGCGAGCTCATCATCGGCGACCGCCAGACGGGCAAGACGGCCGTCGCGATCGACACGATCATCAACCAGAAGGGCCTCGGTGTTTACTGCTTCTACGTCGCCATCGGGCAGAAGCAGTCGACGGTCGCGGCGGTCATGGACAAGCTGACCAAGTTCGGCGCCATGGAGTACACGACGATCGTCGTGTCCGGCGCGAGCGAGTCGGCGCCGCTGCAGTTCATCGCGCCGTACACCGGCGTGACCATGGCCGAGTACTTCCGCGACACCGGCCGCCACGCGCTCTGCATCTACGACGACTTGTCGAAGCAGGCCGTCGCGTACCGCCAGCTTTCGCTCCTCCTCCGCCGTCCGCCGGGACGCGAGGCTTACCCGGGCGACGTCTTCTACATCCACTCGCGTCTGCTCGAGCGCGCCGCCAAGATGGCCGAAGAGTACGCGGTGGTGCCGAACGGCGTGACGGATTGGAAGCAGGTTCCCGCGGGCGGCAAGGTCCACCTCGGCGAGGAAGGCAAGCACGAGGCGGAGGCCGAGGCGAAGGAGAAGGGCAACGGCAACACGGTGCTCCGCAACCCGAACTCCGGTGGTTCGCTGACGGCGCTGCCGATCATCGAGACGCAGGGCGGTGACGTTTCGGCGTACATCCCGACGAACGTCATCTCCATCACCGACGGCCAGATCTTCCTCGAGACGGACCTCTTCTACTCGGGCGTCCGCCCGGCCATCAACGTCGGTATCTCCGTGAGCCGCGTCGGTGGTAACGCGCAGATCAAGGCGATGAAGAGCGTCGCCGGTACCCTGAAGCTCGACCTCGCGCAGTACCGCGAGAAGGCCGCGTTCAGCCAGTTCGCCAGCGACTTGGACAAGGTTACGCGCGACATGCTCGATCGCGGTGTGCGCCTCACCGAGGTGCTCAAGCAAGGTCAGTACGTGCCGCTCCCCGTCGAGCGCCAGGTCGTGCTGATCTACGCAGCGACGAAGGGCTACGTCGACGGTCTCCCGGTGGACAAGCTCGCGTCGTACGAGAAGGAGCTCTACGCGTACCTCGATGCGAACCACCCCGAGATGTTCGAGAAGATCCGCACCAAGAAGGTGCTCGACAAGGAGCTCGAGGGCGAGCTGAAGGGCATCCTCGAGAAGTTCGGCAAGGCTTTCGGTAAAGGCGGCAAGTAG
- the atpG gene encoding ATP synthase F1 subunit gamma produces MPNLKAIRKRITSVKATQKITRAMKMVAGARLNRAQQRILALRPYALKTQEVLQSVADSMREHAEDEAAKVDPHDPDELFHPLLEYRPEKKVLYVVMTGDRGLCGGFNANVNKATDRERKEREGGERAAEVEFATIGRKGREYLQRRGATVAQDFPGLYDGLNLEKARQVTHFIVSNFENGTYDAVYLVYNEFKSAISQKTTVDQLLPIPKSNSNGEKSDKADKGDALKAEFLYEPNPRALLERLVPMYMDISIYRALLETQAGFFGAQMTAMDAATRNAKDVIARLSLAYNRARQAAITTELMEIIGGAEALKD; encoded by the coding sequence ATGCCGAACCTCAAGGCCATCCGCAAGCGCATCACGAGCGTCAAGGCGACGCAGAAGATCACGCGCGCCATGAAGATGGTCGCGGGTGCGCGCCTCAATCGTGCGCAGCAGCGCATTCTTGCGCTGCGTCCGTACGCGCTGAAGACGCAAGAGGTGCTGCAGAGCGTTGCGGATTCGATGCGCGAGCATGCCGAGGACGAGGCGGCGAAGGTCGATCCGCACGATCCGGACGAGCTCTTTCACCCGCTTCTCGAGTATCGGCCCGAGAAGAAGGTGCTCTACGTGGTGATGACCGGCGACCGCGGTTTGTGTGGTGGCTTCAACGCCAACGTCAACAAGGCGACCGATCGCGAGCGCAAGGAGCGCGAGGGCGGTGAGCGCGCGGCGGAAGTGGAATTCGCAACCATCGGCCGCAAGGGACGCGAGTACCTGCAGCGCCGTGGTGCGACCGTCGCGCAGGACTTCCCGGGCCTGTACGACGGGCTGAATCTGGAGAAGGCGCGTCAGGTGACGCACTTCATCGTGTCCAACTTCGAGAACGGCACGTACGACGCGGTGTACCTCGTGTACAACGAGTTCAAGAGCGCCATCTCGCAGAAGACGACGGTGGATCAGCTTCTGCCGATCCCCAAGAGCAACAGCAACGGCGAGAAATCCGACAAGGCCGACAAGGGCGACGCGCTGAAGGCGGAGTTCCTCTACGAGCCGAACCCGCGCGCCCTGCTCGAGCGTCTCGTGCCGATGTACATGGACATCTCGATCTACCGCGCGCTGCTGGAGACCCAAGCGGGCTTCTTCGGCGCGCAGATGACCGCCATGGACGCCGCCACGCGCAACGCCAAAGACGTGATCGCGCGTCTGTCGCTCGCGTACAACCGCGCCCGCCAGGCAGCCATTACGACGGAGCTGATGGAGATCATCGGCGGCGCCGAAGCGCTGAAAGACTGA